Within the Thermostichus lividus PCC 6715 genome, the region TAGCCAATGTGAAATGGCACGCCAAAGGGACAGTGGGACTACAGACCGGCTGGCAGATTGATGCGGAAGTCGGCACGCTGGATTTAGCACCGACCTTGAGCGCCTTCAACCTAGAGCCTCCTGTGCCCTTAGGCGGTCGAGTTCACATTCCCCGCTTGGAAATTCGCGGTGCTCTCGATAATCCCAACGTGCAAGGGGAAATCCGCAGCCAAACCCCCCTAAGAGTAGATCAACTCCGTCTGCAATCGGTCACTCTTCCCTTTGTTGCCTCCCTAGAGGGCCTACAGCTTACGAATGCTGTAGCTGAGCTGCAAAGCGGTGGCACGCTGAATGCTGACCTGAGGTTGCAGCCGAATGGGGCGTTCCAAGGGCGTGCCCAGGTTCGTCACGTTGCCCTAGATGCGATCGCCGCTGCCTATGACGTAGCATCCCCGATGCCCTTGGGGCGTGGCTTTGCCCAAATAGATTTTGGCGGTGATGTGGCTGCCCCTGAAACCTGGTTGGCCAAGGCAGCGTTTGAATTGCCGACGGCTCAGTATCCCCTCAGGGGCGTGGCTCAGATCAACCAAACTCAACTCTTGGTGCCGAATTTTCAGGTGCAATTGCGCCCCGGCGTTCTGCAAGGTCGCGCCCAAGCGGTAGCCGGGCGATGGCAACTGGAGGCAACGGCGCACAACGTGGCTCTGCGCCAGTTTAGCGACCAAGTCCATGGGCAATTAAACGGAGAGGCGATCGCCCAAGGGCGCATTGATGAGCTAAACCTTGGTGCCATAACAGCTCAAGCTAACCTGAGGGTCAGCCCAACCCCCACCGGTGATCCCCTGCTGGCGCGCTTAGGGTGGGATGGCCAACAGCTACGCCTCCAAGAGGCTACCTTGGGGGAGTGCGTGCCCAAGGGACGATTGCGGTGGATGTGGATGCCCTTGCCCTCGGGCAGGTGAACCTAGGGGTACAGGCAGACAACCTTTCCCTAGGGGCTTTAAGTGGGCTGTTTACGCCGGCTGTGCCTATCCCCGTCGCGATCGCCGGCACCAGTAGCCTGCAAGGACACCTCAGCGGCACGTTAGGCTCTCTTCAGTTTCAGGGAACGCTGCAAACTCGGCAGTTGGCCGTAAACGACCTGCGCTTTGCACCACTTCTGCGCGGTACCGTGGCCTTGAGTCAACAGCAGGGGGATCGTTGCGCTTGCAGGGAGGGGGCGATCGCCTTGAGCTACACCTTGACAGTGCGTGGCAACCCCAGTCCTTCGAGATTCAGCAGCAGCAAGCGCGGCTTGTTGGCCAGCGTCAAGAGGAGGCGTTGGCCATTCGCCTGCAGCAGTTTCCCCTTGAGCGTCTGCGCATCGTGCCACCGCAACTGCCGGAAACCGCCATCATTGCTGGTACTGCATCAGGGCAACTGCGCCTACAAGGGTGGAGCAGTGGCCAAGGCAGCCTCAGCATTGAGCGCCCGGGGCTAGGGGCATGGCGGGGCGATCGCCTCGATCTTCAGTTTGCCCTTGCCCCCAATCGCCTCAGCCTCGGGCAAGGAGAGTTCCAAAAAGGCGAGAGTCAATACCAGTTTAGTGCCGATCTGCAACCCCAACGCTTAGCCGCTCAGCTTAGGATTGCTCAGGGGAATTTGGAAGACCTCACAGGCTTGGCCACCGTTTTGGGGCTAGGTAACACCAAGACCTATGGCAGCGCCGCCGACTTGGGAACCCCCTCTGCTGGGGCAGGGCCAGATGCACTGCTGCTCACCCAAATTCGTCGCTTAGCAGAAATTGAAATGCTGCAAGCCCAAGCTGCCCTTGTGCGTCGCCCGCACCTCATCCCCCCCCTGTCTAAGCTGCAGGGGGACTTCAGCGGCCAGATCAGCCTCAGCCAAACTCCCCAGTCAGGTCTAGTGGCGAACTTTGATCTCAGCGGTCAAGACTGGCAGTGGGGGAACTATGCCATTGATCGCATCCTTAGTCGCGGGCGTTTTGCCCAACAGCAGTTAGTCCTCTCCACCATGGAGGTGGTGGCCAATGGCGGCCAACTGCAATTGAACGGCACCATCGGTGGCAGCACTCAAAAGGCTCAACTCACTCTGCAACAGTTTCCCATCAGTACCTTTGCCAGCCTCCTCCCTCCAGGCATTGACCTTGAGGGAACCGTCAATGGCCATGCGGTGATCACAGGCACGTGGCAGCGACCCATTTTTGTGGGGGAAGCCTCCCTTGGCGATGCCCGCCTCAATCAGCGTCCCCTTGAAGCGGCCAATGCCACCTTCCGCTATGGCCAGAATCGTTTGGCACTGCAAGCAGTCGCCCGTTTTGATACCCCTGAACCCCTCACCATTACTGGCTCTGTGCCCCTGCCGTACCCCCTCGACCCCGATCCCCTCCCAGACCAGCGACTTGCCCTTGATGTGGCCATCAAAGATGAAGGACTCTCATTAATTAACGCCTTTACGGATCAGGTGCAGTGGCAGCAGGGGAAAGGCACCTTGCAAGCTCAGTTGCGGGGCACCTGGCAGCAGCCTCTGATCAATGGCGTGCTGAGTGTCGATGACGCAGTGCTGAAAACGCCCACCTTTACGGCTCCCTTGACCAACGTCAGTGCGCGGGTACGCTTTGATCGCGATCGCCTACGGGTTGATGGTATCCAAGGAGTCTTTAGCCAAGGTCAAATTACGATGGCCGGGGTATTACCGATTCAGCAGCCCCTTGCTGCCGATGATGTCGATGCTGAAACCCCCTTAACCATTAGTCTCAACCAACTCCAAGTGAATGCTAGGGAGATTTATCAGGGCACCGTCAACGGCACCTTAGTGATTACCGATACCCTGTTGAGTCCGGATATTGGCGGTAGCGTCCAGCTCAGCCGTGGTCGCCTCGACCTAGGAGCGATCGCTGGCTTCGGCAATGGCAATGGTGCTCCTACTGTTCGCACGCCCCTCTTTGAGCAACCCGTCTTTGAGAACTTACAAATTCAACTGGTCGATACCCTACAGGTCACCCGTGCGCCCTTTCTCAATCTCAACGCCACGGGGAGCCTGACCCTCAATGGTGCCCTTGACACGCTTCAGCCCGCTGGGGAAATCCGCCTCACCAGCGGTCAGCTTAACCTATTTACTACCCTCTTTTTATTGCAACGACGCCGGGATAATTATGTTCGCTTTACCCCTGCTAACGGTCTTGACCCTGACCTAAACCTTACCCTTGCCGCAACCGCCACCGAAGTTTTTACCCCCGGCACCACCCGGCTAGGCGACTTTGGCACCGCAACCGCCACGAGTATTGGCACCCTCAACACCGTGCGCATTACCGCTCGTATCAATGGTCGTGCCAGCCAATTCCAAACCAACCTACCGGCAGTGCTCGAACTGTCTAGTAGCCCTCCCCGCAGTAATGCGGAGTTGCTGACCTTGATGGGGGGAGGGGCAAGTAGCGATCAAAATCAAGTCAGTGGCGAAGCTCTTGTGGCCAATATTGCTGGCTCCGCCCTGTTTAATAACCTCCAAGCTGCCATCGACCGCGCCACCGGCAACCGTACCTCCTTTCGGATTTTTCCGGCGGTGGTGCCACCGGATCGCAAGGCGCAATCCTCTACCCCTGCCTTGGCCGTTGGTGCAGAAGTGGGCTTTCAGATCAATAACTTTACCTCTGTGTCGCTGCTGCAATTGTTAACAGCCCCATCAGACCCCACAC harbors:
- a CDS encoding translocation/assembly module TamB domain-containing protein; the protein is MPETLVVERGQLDGQISVAFPLTDTPDITGQVWLRGADLRSTDVPQSLKNVNAHLQLQGDRVRLHYLRGEVANVKWHAKGTVGLQTGWQIDAEVGTLDLAPTLSAFNLEPPVPLGGRVHIPRLEIRGALDNPNVQGEIRSQTPLRVDQLRLQSVTLPFVASLEGLQLTNAVAELQSGGTLNADLRLQPNGAFQGRAQVRHVALDAIAAAYDVASPMPLGRGFAQIDFGGDVAAPETWLAKAAFELPTAQYPLRGVAQINQTQLLVPNFQVQLRPGVLQGRAQAVAGRWQLEATAHNVALRQFSDQVHGQLNGEAIAQGRIDELNLGAITAQANLRVSPTPTGDPLLARLGWDGQQLRLQEATLGECVPKGRLRWMWMPLPSGR
- a CDS encoding translocation/assembly module TamB domain-containing protein; translated protein: MRLQGGGDRLELHLDSAWQPQSFEIQQQQARLVGQRQEEALAIRLQQFPLERLRIVPPQLPETAIIAGTASGQLRLQGWSSGQGSLSIERPGLGAWRGDRLDLQFALAPNRLSLGQGEFQKGESQYQFSADLQPQRLAAQLRIAQGNLEDLTGLATVLGLGNTKTYGSAADLGTPSAGAGPDALLLTQIRRLAEIEMLQAQAALVRRPHLIPPLSKLQGDFSGQISLSQTPQSGLVANFDLSGQDWQWGNYAIDRILSRGRFAQQQLVLSTMEVVANGGQLQLNGTIGGSTQKAQLTLQQFPISTFASLLPPGIDLEGTVNGHAVITGTWQRPIFVGEASLGDARLNQRPLEAANATFRYGQNRLALQAVARFDTPEPLTITGSVPLPYPLDPDPLPDQRLALDVAIKDEGLSLINAFTDQVQWQQGKGTLQAQLRGTWQQPLINGVLSVDDAVLKTPTFTAPLTNVSARVRFDRDRLRVDGIQGVFSQGQITMAGVLPIQQPLAADDVDAETPLTISLNQLQVNAREIYQGTVNGTLVITDTLLSPDIGGSVQLSRGRLDLGAIAGFGNGNGAPTVRTPLFEQPVFENLQIQLVDTLQVTRAPFLNLNATGSLTLNGALDTLQPAGEIRLTSGQLNLFTTLFLLQRRRDNYVRFTPANGLDPDLNLTLAATATEVFTPGTTRLGDFGTATATSIGTLNTVRITARINGRASQFQTNLPAVLELSSSPPRSNAELLTLMGGGASSDQNQVSGEALVANIAGSALFNNLQAAIDRATGNRTSFRIFPAVVPPDRKAQSSTPALAVGAEVGFQINNFTSVSLLQLLTAPSDPTRFNLGFQVNEHIRLGSQISTNGEGTGFLEFRRRF